The Geotrypetes seraphini chromosome 6, aGeoSer1.1, whole genome shotgun sequence genome includes a window with the following:
- the LOC117362380 gene encoding collagenase 3-like yields the protein MMRLTFPALIFLLCLTGCLTFPVSHDSDESDLSDEDLFFAERYLNTIYSPESSPAGMFKRRGKGSLESKIRQMQDFFGLEVTGKLDDDTINIMKKPRCGVPDLAQYNLFPRNLKWSMNNLTYRIMNYTPDLSHPEVDRAIKKALKVWSDVTPLNFTRLRSGTADIMISFGRKEHGDFYPFDGPNGFLAHAFPPGQGMGGDTHFDDDETWSSDSRGYNLFIVAAHEFGHALGLEHSADPGALMFPVYTFTETNKFWLPDDDVQGIQSLYGPGDQDPYAKHPITPDKCDPELSIDAITGLRGEMLIFRDRFFWRQHPQMTDSELVLIKSFWPDLPNKIDAAYENPINDRMLIFKGRKFWALNGYEILEGYPRKLYELGFPKTLRTIDAVVHITDTGKTFFFTGNKFWSYDEETKTIDKGYPRLIEDEFSGIGDKVEAAYERNGYIYFFKGPMQFVYGIWSRRVVRVMRTNTILSC from the exons ATGATGCGTTTGACCTTTCCAGCTCTCATATTCCTCCTATGCTTGACAGGATGTTTGACGTTTCCTGTATCCCACGATTCAGATGAATCTGACTTGTCAGATGAAGACCTATTCTTTGCAGAG cgTTACCTGAATACAATCTACAGTCCTGAGTCCAGTCCTGCTGGTATGTTCAAAAGAAGAGGAAAGGGCTCCCTGGAATCGAAGATCAGGCAAATGCAGGATTTCTTTGGTCTGGAGGTGACAGGCAAACTAGATGATGATACAATAAATATAATGAAGAAACCGAGATGCGGGGTTCCTGATTTGGCTCAATACAATTTATTCCCTAGAAATCTCAAGTGGTCCATGAATAATTTGACCTATAG AATTATGAATTACACTCCGGACCTGTCTCATCCTGAAGTGGACCGAGCTATCAAAAAAGCACTTAAAGTCTGGAGTGATGTGACACCTCTGAACTTTACCAGGCTTCGCTCTGGAACTGCTGACATCATGATCTCCTTTGGAAGAAAAG AACATGGTGATTTTTATCCTTTTGATGGTCCTAATGGTTTTCTAGCTCATGCTTTCCCTCCTGGACAAGGTATGGGAGGAGATACCCATTTTGATGATGATGAAACTTGGTCAAGTGACTCCAGAG GATATAACCTCTTTATTGTAGCTGCCCATGAGTTTGGCCATGCCTTGGGACTAGAACACTCTGCTGATCCTGGTGCACTAATGTTCCCTGTTTATACATTCACTGAAACAAACAAATTCTGGCTTCCTGATGATGATGTCCAAGGGATCCAATCACTCTATG GACCAGGAGATCAAGATCCATATGCAAAGCACCCTATAACTCCAGACAAATGTGATCCAGAGTTATCCATCGATGCCATCACAGGGCTTAGAGGGGAAATGTTGATCTTCAGAGACAG GTTCTTCTGGAGACAACATCCTCAGATGACCGATTCAGAACTTGTGTTAATTAAATCTTTTTGGCCAGATCTTCCAAACAAGATTGATGCTGCTTATGAAAATCCTATCAATGACAGGATGCTCATATTTAAAG GGAGAAAATTTTGGGCTCTCAACGGATATGAGATACTTGAAGGCTATCCTAGGAAACTTTATGAACTAGGATTCCCAAAGACTCTGAGAACAATAGATGCTGTGGTCCACATTACAGACACCGGGAAGACTTTTTTCTTTACTGGAAACAAATTCTGGAG ttatgatGAAGAGACTAAAACGATTGACAAAGGGTATCCTAGATTAATAGAAGATGAATTTTCAGGAATCGGTGATAAAGTGGAGGCAGCTTATGAAAGAAATG GCTATATCTACTTCTTCAAAGGACCAATGCAGTTTGTATACGGCATCTGGAGTAGACGAGTTGTTCGTGTCATGAGAACAAACACCATATTATCATGttaa